One genomic region from Caldalkalibacillus uzonensis encodes:
- the surE gene encoding 5'/3'-nucleotidase SurE, with product MNILVTNDDGIFAPGVEALTQVLQHFGNVYVVCPDQEKSAVGHANTLRTPLKLTPVDLFPGSKGVWSVNGTPADCVKLGVEVLLKEKPDILFSGINLGPNLGRDIYYSGTMAGAVEASLYHVPAVAVSLQAFKEKKVNYTRVKQLFYHVAEMILQHTIPQGIFLNINLPDLPKDLCKGVEVVPLDMTVSRYRYVGLNDPYGQVYYWLTDHLIQLTEFNRDSDYLKLKEGYITVTPVSVDHQFNNRRKIEQIRKWFKPLSFQTSSSVREESHHA from the coding sequence TTGAACATTTTGGTCACCAATGATGACGGCATCTTTGCGCCAGGAGTGGAAGCCCTTACCCAGGTTTTGCAACATTTCGGCAATGTCTACGTTGTCTGTCCGGATCAGGAGAAAAGTGCTGTCGGCCATGCCAATACCCTGCGAACCCCTTTGAAACTGACACCTGTGGATCTTTTCCCTGGGTCAAAAGGTGTTTGGAGCGTAAATGGAACGCCAGCCGATTGTGTCAAGCTCGGCGTAGAAGTATTACTGAAGGAAAAACCGGATATCCTCTTCTCCGGCATTAATCTGGGACCTAATCTGGGCCGCGATATTTATTATTCCGGTACAATGGCCGGAGCTGTGGAAGCCTCGCTCTATCACGTTCCTGCTGTTGCCGTATCGTTACAGGCTTTTAAAGAAAAGAAAGTGAATTACACCAGAGTCAAACAACTGTTTTACCATGTGGCGGAAATGATTTTACAGCATACTATTCCCCAAGGCATTTTTCTAAACATCAATCTGCCTGACCTGCCCAAAGATCTGTGCAAGGGAGTTGAAGTTGTTCCTTTAGATATGACCGTTTCCCGCTACCGCTATGTGGGCTTAAATGACCCTTACGGACAAGTCTACTATTGGCTCACAGATCACTTAATCCAATTAACTGAGTTTAACAGGGACAGCGATTATTTGAAACTGAAAGAAGGTTACATTACAGTTACGCCTGTTTCTGTTGATCACCAGTTTAACAACAGGCGAAAAATTGAGCAAATTAGAAAGTGGTTTAAACCACTTTCATTTCAAACATCGTCTTCAGTTAGGGAGGAAAGTCATCATGCGTAA
- a CDS encoding sugar phosphate isomerase/epimerase family protein, translating to METATAKGGEPLLLDNVENLANLGYLGKEETNTVHVGIASTLCWAYPIEDVIYLAKEAGVVGVEVWAEHVWEHGSDVDTIDRARKETGIFLTVHAASWDLNLCALNEGIRLQSINEIKRSLELASRIGADNVTFHPGKLTLAAVETEWYEARMFHALERIVDLGRGYGLTLSLEMMEWKKDEFITTPGMVAKMINPFSPVLKTTFDVAHIPLDQDIISIWRQTPHVNKIHISDATAQTLHLPLGSGDIKPDILDMFLQIRDVPVIIEGFDASRELVWLEKNLRFVTQSVTNPVAEVTN from the coding sequence ATGGAAACAGCAACAGCGAAAGGGGGAGAACCTCTTTTGTTGGATAATGTGGAGAATCTCGCTAATTTAGGTTACTTGGGAAAGGAGGAAACCAATACAGTGCACGTCGGTATAGCTTCTACCCTGTGTTGGGCCTATCCGATCGAAGATGTTATTTACCTGGCCAAGGAAGCAGGTGTTGTTGGCGTTGAAGTGTGGGCTGAACATGTCTGGGAACACGGTTCTGATGTGGATACAATAGACCGGGCCCGAAAAGAAACAGGAATTTTCCTTACAGTTCATGCTGCCAGCTGGGATTTAAATCTATGTGCCTTAAACGAGGGGATCCGGCTCCAATCGATTAACGAGATCAAACGCTCCCTGGAACTGGCCTCCCGTATAGGTGCTGACAACGTCACCTTTCACCCTGGTAAACTGACGCTGGCTGCTGTGGAGACCGAGTGGTATGAAGCCCGGATGTTCCATGCTTTAGAACGTATTGTTGACTTGGGACGGGGCTATGGCTTGACCCTTTCACTGGAAATGATGGAATGGAAAAAAGATGAGTTTATCACCACACCTGGTATGGTGGCCAAGATGATCAACCCCTTCAGCCCTGTGCTTAAAACCACCTTTGATGTGGCCCATATCCCCCTTGATCAGGATATTATCTCCATCTGGCGGCAAACGCCCCATGTGAACAAAATCCATATCAGTGATGCCACAGCTCAAACCCTGCACTTGCCACTTGGCTCGGGGGATATTAAGCCGGATATTCTGGACATGTTTTTGCAAATCAGAGATGTTCCTGTCATTATTGAAGGGTTTGATGCCTCGCGGGAGCTGGTTTGGCTGGAAAAAAATTTGCGTTTTGTGACTCAAAGCGTGACAAACCCGGTTGCGGAGGTGACAAATTGA
- the argH gene encoding argininosuccinate lyase, with product MTKLWGGRFTKATNKLVEEYTASISFDQQLAEEDIEGSLAHVQMLGECGVIAPEEAEQIKQGLLKIKEKVEKGEIQFSVEHEDIHMNIEKLLIDEIGPVGGKLHTGRSRNDQVATDMHLYLRKKISFLIQLLEDIQQAIIKQADAHVETILPGYTHLQRAQPISFAHHLLAYFWMFERDKGRFKDSLKRVNLSPLGAGALAGTTFPIDRRRSAELLGFDDIYPNSLDAVSDRDFILEFLSNASVLMMHISRLSEELVIWSSQEFQFIELDDAFCTGSSIMPQKKNPDVPELLRAKTGRVYGHLIGLLTVLKGLPLAYNKDMQEDKEGMLDTVATLEGALQLLAPMLETMQVNTGKMRQAVQEDYSNATDIADYLVNKGLPFREAHAIIGQVVLYAIQHKKFLLDLSLDEYQRFSPLFAEDIYETLQPKQVVSARQSEGGTGFTQVKKQLELAKAVLGGKG from the coding sequence ATGACTAAATTGTGGGGAGGACGTTTCACCAAAGCGACAAATAAACTGGTTGAAGAGTATACAGCTTCGATCTCCTTTGACCAGCAGCTAGCAGAAGAAGATATTGAGGGCAGTCTGGCCCATGTGCAGATGTTGGGCGAGTGCGGTGTGATTGCCCCGGAGGAAGCGGAGCAGATTAAGCAGGGTCTGTTAAAAATTAAGGAAAAAGTTGAAAAAGGCGAGATCCAGTTTAGTGTGGAACATGAAGATATCCATATGAACATTGAGAAACTGCTCATCGATGAAATTGGCCCCGTGGGCGGCAAGTTGCATACCGGACGCAGCCGGAACGACCAGGTAGCCACCGATATGCATCTCTATCTGCGGAAAAAGATTAGCTTCTTGATCCAACTGCTGGAGGATATACAGCAGGCCATCATCAAGCAGGCTGACGCCCATGTGGAGACGATTTTACCCGGCTATACCCATTTGCAGCGGGCCCAGCCAATATCCTTTGCCCATCATTTGTTGGCCTATTTTTGGATGTTTGAGCGGGATAAGGGGCGTTTCAAAGACAGTTTGAAGCGGGTTAACCTCTCCCCCTTGGGAGCAGGGGCTTTGGCCGGGACCACCTTTCCCATTGACCGGAGGCGGTCAGCGGAACTGTTAGGCTTTGATGATATCTATCCCAACAGCCTGGATGCGGTGAGTGACCGGGATTTTATCTTGGAGTTTTTATCCAACGCCTCAGTATTGATGATGCATATTTCCCGGCTGTCAGAGGAACTGGTGATTTGGTCCAGCCAGGAGTTTCAATTTATCGAACTGGATGATGCCTTCTGTACAGGCTCCAGCATTATGCCCCAAAAGAAAAATCCGGATGTGCCTGAGCTGTTGCGGGCCAAAACGGGACGGGTCTACGGACATCTGATAGGACTGCTCACCGTATTGAAAGGTTTGCCTCTGGCCTATAACAAAGATATGCAGGAAGATAAGGAAGGCATGCTGGATACCGTGGCCACACTGGAAGGCGCCTTACAGCTTTTGGCCCCTATGCTTGAAACGATGCAGGTTAACACAGGGAAGATGCGCCAAGCGGTGCAAGAAGACTATTCCAATGCTACTGATATCGCCGACTATTTGGTGAATAAAGGTTTGCCGTTCCGCGAGGCTCATGCCATTATCGGGCAAGTGGTGCTGTATGCCATTCAGCATAAGAAATTCTTGCTTGATCTGAGCCTGGACGAGTATCAGCGGTTCAGCCCGCTGTTTGCAGAGGACATTTACGAGACTTTGCAACCGAAGCAAGTGGTGAGCGCACGCCAGAGCGAAGGAGGCACAGGTTTCACCCAGGTTAAAAAGCAGCTGGAACTGGCCAAAGCAGTGCTGGGGGGGAAGGGATAA
- a CDS encoding argininosuccinate synthase — MAKEKVVLAYSGGLDTSVSIKWIQEKYGYDVIALALDIGEGKDLDKIKQKALDVGAIKSIVINAKELLAKEYILPSLKANALYEGKYPLSSAISRPLISKLLVEVAEQEEAVAVAHGCTGKGNDQVRFEVSIQALNPNLQVIAPVREWSMTRDEEIEYAKQKGIPIPVDLDNPFSIDANIWGRACEAGVLENPWTEPPEAAFAWTQPLEKTPDVPEYIEIEFKQGEPVALNGEKMGLVSLIETLNELGGKHGVGRIDHIENRMVGIKSREVYENPAALILINAHKELEFLTLTREVTQFKALVDQHMAKIIYDGLWYSPLKKALDAFVEETQKSVNGKVRVKLHKGHHTVVGRYSEHSLYNEELATYSKGDLFDHNAAVGFIKLWGLPTKVYAEVHKQGQNTAGQGQSQQKVESAVAAKVQQ; from the coding sequence ATGGCGAAAGAAAAAGTGGTACTGGCCTACTCAGGGGGACTGGACACCTCTGTTTCGATAAAATGGATTCAAGAGAAATATGGTTATGATGTGATTGCCCTGGCTTTGGATATTGGGGAAGGAAAAGATTTGGATAAAATTAAGCAAAAAGCATTGGATGTCGGAGCCATCAAATCGATCGTGATTAATGCTAAGGAATTGCTGGCCAAGGAATATATTTTACCTTCACTCAAAGCCAATGCTTTATATGAAGGGAAATATCCCCTTTCTTCAGCCATCTCTCGCCCGCTCATTTCCAAGCTGCTGGTGGAAGTGGCCGAGCAAGAAGAGGCAGTGGCTGTGGCCCACGGCTGTACGGGTAAAGGTAATGACCAGGTGCGTTTTGAAGTGTCCATTCAAGCGCTCAATCCCAACCTGCAGGTGATTGCTCCGGTGCGGGAATGGAGCATGACCCGGGATGAAGAGATTGAATATGCCAAGCAAAAAGGCATCCCCATCCCGGTTGATCTGGATAACCCGTTTTCCATTGATGCCAACATCTGGGGCAGGGCCTGTGAAGCAGGCGTACTGGAAAATCCGTGGACTGAGCCGCCCGAAGCGGCCTTTGCCTGGACACAACCCCTGGAAAAAACACCGGATGTCCCTGAGTACATTGAAATCGAATTTAAGCAGGGGGAACCGGTGGCCTTGAATGGGGAAAAGATGGGCCTAGTCAGCCTGATTGAAACCTTAAATGAACTGGGTGGCAAACATGGGGTAGGCCGGATCGACCATATTGAAAACCGTATGGTGGGCATTAAATCCAGAGAAGTGTATGAAAATCCGGCTGCACTGATCCTGATCAACGCCCACAAAGAACTGGAATTCCTGACGCTGACCCGGGAAGTGACCCAGTTTAAAGCACTCGTTGACCAGCACATGGCTAAAATCATCTATGACGGACTATGGTATTCCCCATTGAAAAAGGCCCTGGATGCTTTTGTAGAAGAAACACAAAAATCGGTGAACGGCAAAGTACGGGTGAAGCTGCATAAAGGGCATCATACAGTTGTCGGCCGTTACTCTGAACACAGCCTCTATAACGAGGAACTGGCCACCTACTCTAAAGGAGACCTGTTTGACCACAATGCGGCTGTTGGGTTTATCAAGTTGTGGGGCTTGCCCACCAAAGTGTATGCTGAGGTGCATAAGCAGGGTCAGAATACAGCGGGCCAGGGACAAAGCCAGCAGAAGGTTGAATCAGCTGTGGCCGCCAAAGTTCAGCAATAA
- the argF gene encoding ornithine carbamoyltransferase encodes MTHPGSETGALPAAPAASLESCQVQRELKGKDFLTLSDFSPEEIHWLLQHALDLKRMQQEGTPHPYLQGKVLGMIFEKPSTRTRVSFEVGMIQLGGQAIFLGKQDIQLSRGESMADTAKVLSRYVDGVMIRTFSHEGLEAFAQAATVPVINGLTDTHHPAQVMADLLTILEHKGRLQGLKLAYVGDGNNMAHSLLEGAVKVGMHIALATPQGYEPDPNIVEGAIQAAKATGSQVLITHDPLQAVHEADVVVTDVWASMGQEAEQAQRESVFQPYQVNTELCQHAKPDYIFLHCLPAHRGEEVTAEIIDGSHSVVFDEAENRLHAQKALLSALLG; translated from the coding sequence ATGACACATCCTGGATCAGAAACAGGGGCCTTACCGGCGGCCCCCGCTGCCTCCCTGGAGTCGTGCCAGGTACAACGGGAATTGAAGGGGAAAGATTTTTTAACACTGTCAGATTTCAGCCCGGAAGAGATTCACTGGCTGCTGCAACATGCTTTGGATTTGAAACGGATGCAGCAAGAGGGCACCCCCCATCCTTACCTGCAAGGTAAAGTGCTGGGCATGATTTTTGAAAAGCCATCTACCCGCACACGGGTCTCCTTTGAGGTGGGCATGATCCAGCTTGGCGGGCAAGCCATTTTTTTGGGTAAGCAAGATATTCAGCTTTCCCGCGGTGAAAGCATGGCTGATACGGCTAAGGTTTTGTCCCGGTATGTGGATGGGGTGATGATCCGTACCTTCAGTCATGAAGGGTTAGAAGCGTTTGCCCAAGCTGCTACGGTGCCCGTGATCAATGGCTTGACCGATACCCACCATCCTGCCCAAGTGATGGCTGATTTGTTAACAATCTTGGAACATAAAGGCCGTTTGCAAGGTTTGAAACTGGCATATGTGGGAGACGGTAACAATATGGCCCACTCTCTGTTAGAAGGCGCAGTTAAAGTAGGTATGCATATCGCCTTGGCTACGCCGCAAGGTTATGAACCTGATCCGAACATTGTGGAGGGAGCAATACAAGCGGCCAAAGCAACAGGCAGCCAGGTGCTGATCACCCATGATCCGCTCCAAGCTGTACATGAGGCTGACGTTGTTGTTACTGATGTGTGGGCCAGCATGGGGCAGGAAGCGGAACAAGCCCAGCGTGAATCAGTTTTTCAACCTTATCAGGTCAATACTGAATTATGTCAGCATGCCAAACCGGATTATATTTTCCTGCATTGTCTGCCAGCCCATCGGGGAGAAGAAGTCACGGCTGAAATTATCGACGGATCCCATTCCGTGGTGTTTGACGAAGCGGAAAACCGCTTGCACGCCCAAAAAGCACTGCTCTCTGCTCTACTGGGATAA
- the carB gene encoding carbamoyl-phosphate synthase (glutamine-hydrolyzing) large subunit, giving the protein MPLRKDIKKVLVIGSGPIIIGQAAEFDYAGTQACLALKEEGIEVVLINPNPATIMTDEQIADQVYLEPLTVEAVETIIQKERPDGIIGTLGGQTGLNLTMQLAEQEILARHGVEVLGTSVEAIQKGEDREQFRQLMLAIGEPIPASQIVRSVEEGLRFAREIGYPVISRPAYTLGGSGGGVAENEQELERLLKKGLKMSPIQQVLVEKSIKGWKEIEYEIMRDANDTCITVCNMENMDPVGIHTGDSIVVAPSQTLTDRQYQLLREASLKVIRALGVIGGCNIQFALDPYSDQYYIIEVNPRVSRSSALASKATGYPIARIATKCAIGYHLDEIKNPITGNTYASFEPAIDYIVLKIPRFPFDKFSEADRTLGTQMKATGEVMAIDRTFEGALNKAIRSLEVNTAGLEWPALKRLTDEALEEHLAHATDLRLFALAEAFRRGWTTQDLYKLTQIDPWFLEKIKGLIEFEENLKSYTWGTLPNELLTEAKQKNMADRYLARLFQVSEREIRQRRKQLGLVPVYKQVDTCAGEFEAVTPYYYSTWHGQVDEVESGDGKKMLVIGSGPIRIGQGVEFDYCSVHATMAIKKQGYEAIVVNNNPETVSTDYAVADKLYFEPLTVEDILHVIEKEQVEGVFVQFGGQTAIKVAEALAAEGVPVLGTSVEMIDKLEDREHFYQLLNELNIPHIKGTTVHHVDQLQEAVNSLGFPVLVRPSYVIGGQSMFLFHRQEEVDAYLKQMEQEADERIWPLLVDAYLPGLECEMDIISDGQTVVIPGIFEHVERAGVHSGDSLAVFPPPNLTDKVKETLVDYAERIATRAPVIGMMNIQFVVDGEQVYVLEVNPRASRTVPIMSKVTGVPMIEWATRVQLGERLEAIAQQTGLLPAPAFYTVKAPVFSTGKLKDVDPALGPEMKSTGEILGLGLSVAEAARKAMPEEYAFLAQAFEPDPEAGHKAEQKQQPALLCAISDRDKAAVFPLIQRLSKVGIRLLATSGTAHFLQSRGLPVETIDHDLEQVEAMMKNGEIGALFNSPNQGRVLGTFGFALRQLALVYQLPCFTCPDTLKLLLDSLKGSAHDVRSLSEYKSLVTERVLSS; this is encoded by the coding sequence ATGCCTTTGCGTAAAGACATCAAGAAAGTGCTGGTTATCGGCTCCGGGCCGATCATTATTGGTCAGGCGGCTGAATTTGACTATGCTGGCACGCAGGCCTGCCTGGCCTTAAAAGAAGAAGGGATTGAGGTCGTGCTCATCAATCCCAATCCAGCGACCATCATGACTGATGAACAGATCGCCGATCAGGTCTACCTGGAGCCGTTGACTGTAGAAGCAGTAGAAACCATTATCCAAAAAGAACGGCCAGATGGGATTATCGGCACTTTGGGCGGCCAAACAGGGCTTAACTTAACCATGCAACTGGCTGAACAAGAAATTTTGGCCAGACACGGTGTGGAGGTGTTGGGCACATCGGTGGAAGCCATCCAAAAAGGAGAAGACCGGGAGCAATTCCGGCAATTGATGCTGGCTATTGGAGAGCCCATCCCTGCATCCCAAATTGTGCGCAGTGTAGAGGAAGGTCTGCGCTTTGCCCGGGAGATTGGCTATCCCGTCATTTCCCGCCCTGCTTATACTTTAGGAGGCTCAGGGGGTGGCGTGGCCGAGAACGAACAGGAACTGGAGCGGCTCTTGAAAAAGGGTCTTAAGATGAGCCCTATCCAACAAGTACTGGTCGAGAAAAGTATCAAGGGCTGGAAAGAAATTGAATATGAAATTATGCGGGATGCCAATGATACTTGCATCACCGTGTGTAATATGGAAAACATGGATCCGGTGGGCATCCACACTGGGGATTCCATTGTGGTGGCTCCTTCTCAAACCCTGACTGATAGACAGTATCAATTACTGCGGGAGGCCTCCCTAAAAGTGATCCGGGCTTTGGGGGTCATCGGGGGCTGCAACATCCAATTTGCCTTGGATCCTTATTCCGATCAGTATTACATTATCGAGGTGAATCCGCGGGTCAGCCGTTCATCGGCCTTGGCTTCCAAGGCGACCGGTTATCCTATTGCCCGCATCGCCACCAAATGTGCCATCGGCTATCATCTTGATGAAATAAAGAATCCTATTACCGGCAACACCTATGCCTCCTTTGAGCCGGCCATCGATTATATCGTCCTGAAAATTCCCCGTTTCCCCTTTGACAAGTTTTCTGAAGCGGACCGGACACTGGGTACCCAAATGAAAGCAACGGGAGAAGTGATGGCCATTGACCGCACGTTCGAAGGGGCTCTCAATAAAGCCATCCGTTCCCTTGAAGTCAATACAGCAGGACTGGAATGGCCGGCGTTGAAACGATTAACAGACGAAGCTTTAGAAGAGCATTTGGCCCATGCTACGGACTTGAGACTGTTTGCCCTGGCAGAAGCTTTCCGGCGTGGTTGGACAACACAAGACTTGTATAAACTGACCCAAATCGACCCCTGGTTTTTGGAGAAAATCAAAGGTTTGATAGAATTTGAGGAAAATCTGAAAAGTTACACCTGGGGTACACTGCCCAATGAGCTGCTGACAGAAGCAAAGCAGAAAAACATGGCCGACCGTTATTTGGCGCGTCTCTTTCAAGTATCTGAAAGGGAAATTCGCCAGCGCCGCAAACAGCTTGGTCTGGTTCCCGTTTATAAGCAGGTAGATACCTGTGCCGGGGAATTTGAGGCAGTTACACCTTACTACTATTCAACCTGGCACGGCCAAGTTGATGAGGTGGAAAGTGGCGATGGCAAAAAAATGCTGGTCATTGGCTCTGGACCGATCCGTATCGGGCAGGGGGTGGAGTTTGATTATTGTTCCGTTCATGCCACCATGGCCATCAAGAAGCAAGGCTATGAAGCTATTGTGGTGAACAACAATCCTGAGACGGTTAGCACCGACTATGCTGTCGCCGACAAACTCTATTTTGAACCGCTCACTGTGGAAGATATTCTGCATGTGATTGAGAAAGAGCAAGTGGAAGGGGTTTTTGTCCAGTTTGGCGGCCAGACGGCCATCAAGGTGGCCGAGGCATTGGCAGCTGAAGGCGTTCCGGTACTGGGGACCAGTGTAGAGATGATTGACAAACTGGAAGACCGGGAACATTTCTATCAATTGTTAAACGAACTGAACATTCCCCATATCAAAGGAACAACTGTTCATCATGTGGATCAGTTGCAAGAAGCGGTGAATAGTTTGGGGTTTCCCGTGCTGGTGCGTCCCTCGTATGTGATTGGCGGCCAGTCCATGTTTCTTTTTCACCGTCAGGAAGAAGTGGATGCTTACCTTAAACAAATGGAGCAGGAAGCTGATGAAAGGATCTGGCCTCTGTTAGTTGATGCTTACTTGCCCGGGCTGGAATGTGAAATGGATATCATCAGCGATGGGCAAACGGTGGTCATTCCTGGTATCTTTGAGCATGTGGAACGGGCTGGTGTCCATTCCGGAGACAGTTTAGCGGTGTTTCCGCCACCTAACCTGACAGACAAGGTGAAGGAAACTTTGGTTGATTATGCAGAGCGGATTGCCACCCGGGCGCCTGTGATTGGCATGATGAATATCCAGTTTGTCGTAGATGGAGAACAGGTGTATGTGCTGGAAGTGAACCCCCGGGCCTCGCGTACGGTGCCTATTATGAGTAAGGTGACGGGGGTGCCGATGATTGAGTGGGCCACCCGGGTGCAATTAGGAGAGCGGCTGGAAGCGATCGCGCAGCAGACAGGATTGTTGCCAGCACCGGCGTTTTATACGGTAAAAGCGCCTGTCTTCTCTACAGGCAAGCTGAAGGATGTGGACCCTGCTTTGGGACCGGAGATGAAATCAACTGGTGAGATTCTGGGCTTGGGGCTTAGTGTGGCAGAAGCGGCCAGGAAAGCCATGCCCGAGGAATATGCCTTTTTGGCTCAAGCGTTTGAGCCTGATCCGGAAGCCGGACATAAAGCGGAACAAAAGCAGCAGCCTGCCTTGTTATGTGCGATTAGCGACCGGGACAAAGCGGCCGTTTTCCCGCTGATTCAGCGTCTGAGCAAAGTTGGTATCCGCTTGCTGGCCACCAGTGGGACGGCGCACTTCTTACAGTCCAGAGGGTTACCGGTAGAAACGATTGACCATGACCTGGAGCAAGTGGAAGCGATGATGAAAAACGGGGAGATTGGTGCCCTGTTCAACTCTCCCAACCAGGGTCGCGTACTAGGCACCTTTGGCTTTGCTTTGCGCCAGCTGGCTTTGGTGTATCAGCTGCCTTGCTTCACTTGTCCTGACACGCTCAAGTTGCTGTTAGACAGTCTGAAGGGATCCGCCCATGATGTGCGGTCGTTAAGTGAGTATAAGAGTCTTGTAACGGAAAGGGTGCTATCCTCATGA
- a CDS encoding carbamoyl phosphate synthase small subunit, giving the protein MPAGYVKLATGEIFKGEVVGQEQPAVGEVVFNTSMTGYQEIMTDPSYAGQIVTFCYPLIGNYGIQLDDNESNRPQVAGIITSELCDIPSHYGAVKSIDQLLKEQGLTALTGVDTRALVKTIRKYGTVQGVIACGSPDQEVQVASPPPFSSSYWVDAVSTKEMNTYPNSGPHIVVVDLGMKKSILDCLLAAKCQVTVVPYSTTYEQIKALHPDGVVYSNGPGDPVALKPWLEHVRRVTTAYPTLGICLGHQVIALAYGATTAKLKFGHRGGNHPVKELSTGKVMITPQNHSYVVVDESVDPQQFEVAYRHVNDGTVEGLVHKELPICTVQFHPEAHPGPSDTAYIFHTFLQHIQKGGRSAYAFA; this is encoded by the coding sequence ATGCCGGCAGGTTATGTGAAACTGGCAACAGGTGAGATTTTTAAAGGGGAAGTCGTCGGTCAAGAGCAGCCGGCTGTGGGAGAAGTGGTGTTTAATACGAGTATGACCGGTTATCAGGAGATAATGACCGATCCTTCCTATGCCGGGCAAATCGTCACCTTTTGTTACCCGTTGATCGGCAACTACGGCATTCAGCTTGACGATAACGAAAGCAACAGGCCCCAAGTAGCTGGGATTATTACCAGTGAGCTGTGTGACATCCCCAGCCACTACGGTGCTGTTAAAAGCATAGACCAGTTGTTAAAAGAACAAGGACTGACTGCGCTGACTGGTGTGGATACGCGAGCTTTGGTGAAAACGATCCGTAAGTACGGGACAGTACAAGGAGTGATTGCTTGCGGTTCCCCAGATCAGGAAGTCCAGGTAGCGTCACCCCCTCCGTTTTCCTCTTCTTACTGGGTGGACGCTGTATCAACAAAAGAGATGAACACCTATCCCAATTCGGGCCCCCATATCGTAGTGGTGGATTTGGGCATGAAAAAATCAATTCTGGATTGTTTACTGGCAGCCAAATGCCAAGTGACCGTTGTACCCTATTCCACCACGTATGAGCAAATCAAAGCCCTTCATCCGGACGGTGTCGTCTACTCCAATGGACCCGGTGACCCAGTCGCGCTTAAGCCCTGGCTGGAGCATGTCCGGCGCGTCACCACCGCCTATCCCACTTTGGGCATCTGCCTCGGACATCAGGTTATTGCCCTGGCTTATGGGGCCACAACGGCCAAATTAAAATTTGGCCACCGGGGCGGTAATCATCCCGTCAAAGAACTAAGCACTGGCAAAGTGATGATCACGCCTCAAAATCATAGTTATGTGGTGGTGGACGAAAGTGTCGATCCGCAGCAGTTTGAGGTTGCTTATCGTCATGTGAATGACGGTACGGTGGAAGGGCTCGTGCATAAAGAGCTGCCTATCTGTACGGTACAGTTCCATCCGGAAGCCCACCCAGGCCCAAGCGATACGGCTTATATCTTCCACACATTCTTGCAACATATCCAGAAGGGAGGCCGCTCCGCTTATGCCTTTGCGTAA
- a CDS encoding nitric oxide synthase oxygenase: protein MTEKETLFHEAKQFITACYHELNKPDIIEERLKEIKSEINRYGYYEHTYEELACGARAAWRNSNRCIGRLFWRSLHVFDARHLATEQRIYEALLNHITYATNEGKIRPAITIFKPQIKQEPQVRIWNHQLIRYAGYETENGVTGDPASLSLTRACQEMGWKGKGSRFDVLPLVIQVQQRPPQWFEIPEELVLEVPIRHPEYDWFEDLNIKWYAVPIISDMCLEIGGIHYTASPFNGWYMETEIGARNLADTFRYNLLPEVAKRMGLEISRNASLWKDKALVELNVAVLHSYKQDGVSIVDHHTAAEQFKQFEQQERDSGRKVTGDWTWLIPPVSPATTHIFHQTYENRMLKPNYFYQDRPYE from the coding sequence ATGACAGAGAAAGAGACTTTATTCCATGAGGCCAAACAATTTATCACGGCCTGTTACCACGAGCTGAATAAGCCTGATATCATCGAAGAACGATTAAAGGAAATTAAAAGTGAGATTAACCGTTATGGTTATTATGAACACACGTATGAGGAACTGGCCTGTGGCGCAAGGGCAGCCTGGCGCAACAGCAACCGTTGTATCGGGCGTCTGTTCTGGAGAAGCTTGCATGTCTTTGATGCCCGCCACCTGGCAACGGAACAGAGGATTTACGAGGCTTTACTGAACCATATTACCTACGCCACAAATGAGGGGAAAATCAGACCGGCGATTACCATTTTTAAGCCTCAGATTAAGCAGGAGCCACAGGTACGCATCTGGAACCATCAGTTAATCCGCTACGCCGGTTATGAAACAGAAAACGGCGTGACTGGAGATCCCGCTTCTTTAAGCCTGACCCGTGCCTGTCAAGAGATGGGCTGGAAAGGGAAAGGGAGCCGTTTTGATGTGCTGCCCCTGGTCATCCAGGTCCAACAGCGGCCACCACAGTGGTTTGAGATCCCTGAGGAGCTGGTCTTGGAAGTACCTATTCGTCATCCTGAATATGACTGGTTTGAAGACTTGAACATCAAATGGTACGCGGTGCCGATCATCTCGGATATGTGCTTGGAGATCGGCGGGATTCATTACACCGCATCCCCGTTTAACGGCTGGTACATGGAGACGGAGATCGGAGCCCGAAACTTGGCCGATACCTTCCGCTACAATTTGCTGCCGGAGGTGGCCAAACGTATGGGTCTGGAGATCAGCCGCAATGCCTCATTATGGAAGGATAAAGCACTGGTTGAGCTTAATGTGGCTGTCCTCCATTCCTACAAACAGGATGGGGTCAGCATTGTTGATCATCATACCGCTGCCGAACAGTTTAAGCAATTTGAACAACAGGAACGAGACTCGGGGCGCAAAGTGACAGGAGATTGGACCTGGCTGATTCCTCCCGTCTCTCCGGCCACCACCCATATTTTTCATCAAACATATGAAAATAGGATGCTGAAACCCAATTATTTTTACCAAGATCGGCCATATGAGTAA